A window from Akkermansia muciniphila encodes these proteins:
- a CDS encoding tyrosine-type recombinase/integrase produces the protein MSGDRETHRLFDSYEEALKAYQRLQHQSLNDMLPEHLRKQEWREHVDEQDYNAILLWREFRSIYDEVTQQSSLPLYLVVREALKNLKREIASGAIYGRKDANGNWMVTRTDEENLNRLEELTNLFSLTRFLANKKEQVKVDFKRKFGTLAEQYQEVIDKKLESNLIKKAHHDSMIMELQKWLLGWEDLPLNQIMPDMIEEKLASFRYRKQPLSNATKRRYRTTLHGFFVWAQSRDLIAYNPVERTLALRAESVQIGIISPSELKKLLQAALEHDRGMLFRLVLVAFCGLRRSECVRITRDAILDEKDEVFVSASIAKTGKQRFVPLPAAAKAWLVLAEYEPAPDEIDRLYENRHGRCLKKMAEIAGITLPHNALRHSFASYAAAKTHDIPRVSMWLGHSGTNMTEKHYREGVRAAEGEAWFHVFPEETGH, from the coding sequence ATGTCCGGTGACCGGGAAACTCACCGACTCTTTGATTCCTATGAAGAGGCGCTGAAAGCCTATCAACGACTTCAGCATCAATCATTGAACGATATGTTGCCGGAACACTTGCGAAAGCAGGAATGGAGGGAACATGTAGATGAACAGGACTACAATGCTATTCTTTTATGGAGAGAATTCAGGAGCATCTATGATGAAGTAACCCAACAATCTTCTCTCCCTTTGTATCTGGTAGTACGTGAAGCCTTGAAGAACCTGAAGAGAGAAATAGCCAGTGGCGCGATTTATGGTCGGAAAGACGCTAATGGCAACTGGATGGTAACGCGTACGGACGAGGAAAATTTGAACAGGCTGGAAGAACTGACCAATTTGTTTTCTCTGACCAGATTCCTTGCGAACAAGAAAGAACAGGTCAAAGTTGACTTCAAAAGAAAGTTCGGCACCCTCGCAGAGCAATATCAGGAAGTGATCGATAAGAAGCTCGAATCTAACCTCATCAAAAAAGCCCATCATGACAGCATGATCATGGAACTGCAAAAATGGCTACTGGGATGGGAAGACCTTCCGCTCAATCAGATAATGCCAGACATGATTGAAGAAAAGCTGGCCTCATTCCGATATCGGAAACAACCACTCAGTAATGCTACCAAACGGCGTTACCGTACAACCCTGCATGGATTCTTTGTCTGGGCGCAGAGCAGGGACCTCATTGCGTATAACCCGGTTGAAAGAACGCTTGCTCTGAGAGCGGAATCTGTCCAGATTGGTATCATCTCTCCGTCTGAACTGAAGAAACTCCTGCAAGCTGCCCTTGAGCACGACAGAGGAATGTTGTTCCGATTGGTCCTGGTCGCCTTTTGCGGGCTGCGCCGTTCCGAATGCGTTAGAATAACACGGGATGCCATCCTTGATGAAAAGGATGAAGTATTTGTCTCGGCCTCCATAGCCAAAACCGGGAAACAACGTTTTGTTCCACTCCCTGCCGCTGCCAAGGCCTGGCTCGTCTTGGCGGAATATGAACCGGCTCCTGACGAAATTGACAGATTATACGAGAATCGCCATGGACGCTGCCTCAAAAAAATGGCAGAAATTGCAGGCATCACGCTACCGCATAATGCCCTACGCCATTCGTTTGCCTCATATGCCGCAGCCAAAACACACGATATACCCCGGGTATCCATGTGGCTTGGACACTCGGGAACCAACATGACGGAAAAGCATTACCGGGAAGGCGTTCGTGCTGCCGAAGGCGAAGCATGGTTCCATGTATTTCCGGAGGAAACTGGTCATTAA